The following are from one region of the Siniperca chuatsi isolate FFG_IHB_CAS linkage group LG21, ASM2008510v1, whole genome shotgun sequence genome:
- the nup85 gene encoding nuclear pore complex protein Nup85 — protein MEEVDVEPAITNIPAASDGKHLGFAWGPGDILVHETIYKASGATGSGCSFIHEVRKDEDIYSPILRKLFNESHHIFVGLQTIREDLPSKNKKPQFVSISKNYRSVIRACMEELQQVAVSTKDTRVAMQYGNQVSILLAIELIWNLCEVLFIDAAPAGSLLLHLLDWVRLHKADVDEKAREVLQSESPAEHRDYWDVVVSYVLQGRLEEARQMLVKQATLQPAARNMYKLMDTLLSKMPFYNPGGNQTLTEFDVKWRHWHEEVGRCLQDNSFSSNQHLELICKILVGDEDTLLEHKELLSTWYHFLVARLLFSHPTVKPTELHYYAQSCMTMFLDSRSVPEPLDSILLAAFEFDIHQVIKDCSIALNNWWFVAHLTDLLDHCKLLQSHNLHFGSNLREFLLLEYASGLFTHHSLWQLAVDYFDHCPEFGRVYLELQIERVPLDTERKALKVLRICEQRQMSEQVRSICKIMAMRALRNNRLGSALSWSIRAKDAAFATLISERFLQDYCARGTFSDLDLIDNLGPAMLLSDRLTFLGKYREFHKLYGEKRFSEAAKLLLSLMMAKIAPRSFWMTLLTDALPMLEQKEVIFSAEQTHELMFCLEELTSSLNTTAPGTDRPMQDEDIELTKVELLRLALARNLAMAIVKEGTVDA, from the exons ATGGAGGAGGTAGACGTTGAGCCGGCAATCACC AACATTCCTGCAGCCAGTGATGGGAAGCATTTGGGATTTGCATGGGGTCCTGGTGATATCCTTGTGCATGAGACCATTTACAAAGCTTCAG GTGCTACAGGATCAGGCTGCTCCTTCATCCATGAGGTCAGGAAAGATGAGGACATATATTCCCCCATTTTACGCAAACTCTTCAACGAGTCACATCACATCTTTGTTGGCCTGCAGACAATTAGAGAGGACCTCCCCAGCAAGAACAAAAAACCCCA ATTTGTCAGCATCAGTAAAAACTATAGATCTGTGATAAGAGCCTGTATGGAGGAGCTTCAGCAAGTTGCAG tttCTACAAAAGATACAAGAGTGGCCATGCAATATGGAAATCAG GTGTCTATTCTGTTGGCCATAGAACTGATCTGGAATCTGTGTGAAGTGCTGTTTATTGATGCTGCTCCTG CTGGCTCCCTGTTGCTCCACCTCCTGGACTGGGTAAGGTTACACAAGGCTGATGTGGATGAGAAGGCTAGAGAAGTGCTGCAAAGTGAGAGCCCCGCTGAGCACCGTGACTACTGGGATGTG GTGGTGAGTTATGTGCTGCAGGGCAGGTTGGAAGAAGCCAGACAGATGCTGGTGAAGCAGGCCACCCTGCAGCCTGCTGCCAGGAACATGTACAAGCTGATGGACACTCTGCTCAGCAAGATGCCCTTCTACAAT CCTGGTGGTAACCAGACGCTGACAGAGTTTGATGTGAAGTGGAGACACTGGCATGAGGAAGTGGGCCGCTGCTTGCAGGACAACTCGTTTTCCAGCAACCAACACCTGGAGCTCATCTGCAAG ATCCTAGTGGGGGATGAAGACACTTTGCTGGAGCATAAGGAACTGCTGAGCACCTGGTACCACTTCCTGGTCGCCAGACTGCTCTTCAGCCACCCCACAGTCAAACCCACTGAGTTACACTACTATGCACAG TCATGCATGACCATGTTTCTGGACTCAAGGAGTGTCCCAGAGCCCCTGGACAGCATCTTACTGGCTGCCTTTGAGTTTGACATCCATCAGGTTATCAAGGACTGCAG CATTGCTCTCAACAACTGGTGGTTTGTGGCCCACTTGACAGATCTTTTGGATCACTGCAAACTCCTCCAGTCTCACAATCTACA ctttGGCTCCAACTTGAGAGAGTTTCTCCTGTTAGAATATGCTTCTGGTCTCTTCACTCATCACAG tCTGTGGCAGTTGGCCGTGGACTACTTTGACCACTGCCCAGAGTTTGGCCGTGTCTACCTGGAGCTGCAGATCGAGCGTGTTCCTTTAGACACGGAGCGCAAAGCCCTCAAGGTGCTCAGGATCTGTGAGCAGAGGCAAATGTCAGAGCAAG TGCGGAGTATCTGTAAGATCATGGCTATGCGGGCCCTGAGGAACAACAGACTGGGCTCTGCTCTCTCTTGGAGCATCAGGGCCAAAGACGCTGCGTTTGCCACCCTCATTTCAGAGAG attCTTACAGGATTACTGCGCCAGAGGGACCTTCTCTGATTTGGACCTGATAGACAACTTGGGTCCAGCAATGCTGCTCAGCGACAGGCTTACTTTCCTTG GGAAGTACCGTGAGTTCCACAAGCTGTACGGAGAGAAGCGCTTCAGTGAGGCGGCTAAGCTGCTCCTCTCCCTCATGATGGCCAAGATCGCCCCCCGAAGCTTCTGGATGACCCTGCTGACCGACGCCCTGCCGATGCTGGAGCAGAAAGAG GTGATCTTCTCAGCAGAACAAACCCACGAGCTGATGTTCTGTTTAGAGGAGCTCACCTCCTCACTGAACACCACAGCTCCCGGCACAGACAGGCCCATGCAG GATGAAGACATAGAGCTGACCAAAGTGGAGCTCCTGAGACTCGCTCTGGCCAGGAATCTGGCTATGGCTATAGTCAAAGAGGGAACTGTGGACGCATGA
- the LOC122869529 gene encoding small ubiquitin-related modifier 2-like, protein MADEKPKEAVKTENNEHINLKVAGQDGSVVQFKIKRHTPLIKLMKAYCERQGLAMRQIRFRFDGQPINETDTPAQLEMEDEDTIDVFQQQTGGWV, encoded by the exons ATGGCTGATGAAAAACCAAAG GAAGCAGTCAAGACAGAAAACAACGAACACATAAACCTGAAAGTAGCAGGTCAGGATGGATCTGTAGTGCAGTTCAAGATCAAAAGACACACGCCGCTCATCAAACTCATGAAGGCCTACTGCGAGAGACAG GGACTTGCAATGAGGCAAATCAGGTTCAGATTTGATGGACAGCCAATAAATGAGACAGACACACCTGCACAG TTGGAAATGGAAGATGAAGATACAATTGACGTGTTTCAACAACAGACAGGAGGCTGGGTTTAA